The Cherax quadricarinatus isolate ZL_2023a chromosome 18, ASM3850222v1, whole genome shotgun sequence nucleotide sequence caacgagtacaagtcaagtgcttccaagcgttcccattagttaaggtgcttgacagaacttatacgtgcagtaaaggatctctgtacactctctagatctgcgatttcacctgctttgaatggagatgttaatgcacagcagtattctagcctagagagaacaagtgatttgaaaaggatcatcatgggcttggcatctctcgttttgaaagttctcgttatccatcctatcattttctttgcacgtgcgatcgtggcactgttgtgatccttgaaagtgagatcctcagacattactactcccaggtcccttacatttttttccgctctattgtatggccggagtcagtagtatactctgttctagttattatctcctccagttttccataacggagtagttggaatttgtcctcattgaacatcatattgtttaccgttgcccactggaaaactttgtttatatcttcttggaggttaaccgcgtcctcaacagatgacagcctcatgcagatcctagtatcatccgcaaaggatgatacggtgctgtgatgtatatctctgtttatgtctgatatgaggataaggaataagatgggggcgattactgtgccttgtggaacagagctcttcactatggcagcctccgatttaactctctttgtgttcgatttgttaggaagttgaagatccatctccccactttcccagttattcctttagcacgtattttatgggctattacgccatgatcgcatttgtcaaatgcttttgcaaagtctgtgtatattacatctgcattctgattttcttccagtgcatccaaggccatgtcatagtgatccagtagttgtgagaggcaggagcgacctgccctgaacccatgttgccctggattgtgcagattttgggaatccaggtgatttgcaatccttaGCTCAAGATTTTCTCCCGTTTCGCTATCATAAAATTTATTGAATACATTACAGAGAATTTAGACCTTCATAAGTATGAGAAATTTACATCAAGTAATTTCTTACAATCTTAATATTAAACAATACATCGATATTGAGTATTCTGATAACTTTTAAAAAGTTAAAAAACAAGATATGGCATTAACACACGAAGTAACAAAAACGGTAAATGAAAATTCAAGGAAATTAAGCTGAATACTTCATGCACTATCGGTCTGCTAGTAATAGAAAGCAACCTACATGAAGATAGAATAAAAGTTCGCCATATTTCGCCCTCAGTTTGAGGTTCACTTCAACAGAGCCACCTTAGACTGAGGTCAATCTGTGCGTAACTTTTTTCAGTCCTTTCTTTTATGAAAGTTTATTTCTATTAAGCAACTGTACATCCCACAGAAAAGTCACATTATATTTCTTACTTTTCCATTTAGATCGATGAACCTAATAAAACCCTTGTAGTCGAGGTCGCCCTCCAGTTCCTCCTTCCTGAAGTTCAACCAGTTATGAAAACCTGCCACCTTGCCGTCCTTCAGCTCTCCCACAAACACATGCTCGAAGCCAGAGGAACCGACGTGCCTCCCTCCCCGCCTGTACAGTGTGAACCATATGTCCTTCAGTGTGGAGCGTAGTCCACCGCGGATCAGATCTGCAAGGAGCgtttaataataatacgtaataataataatccttaggTTACAACCCATAACTAGCGTAAGGTACCTTCCCGTGAGGGTTTTTGTGCCAAGCACCTCATTATTCTTCCCATTTCCTTTCAAACACGAGATACAATTAAAATCATGTACTAtattaatggcatacaaaagcGGCAAGTGGACACCGATAGCTATGGAGaagttttgccaaccagtggctttagcaGTCCAGTGCAGACTAATTACTGGATTGTTTTAATCAATTTAGGCGCTAAGGATCGATAATTACGGGAGACGGTGGAAGACGAAGTGGGTGTAGGTGTTCATTCCCCCAGTCTTTAACAAGGCTGAAGGTCTGATCCTTCAACCTACTGCACTTGCACGCTCTCAGTAATTCTCTATTTCACTGATAAACCAAtgattggcgaaacgtctctGTATTAAAGATATTTAAGTGTTGCACGTACGTCTTATTAAACTCACGACTGTGACTTTATGAAGGTAGGTATATCTTACTCTTCTGCTGTAGGAAGGTCTCCAGTCTCTTCATGAGAGGTGTCTGCATGACAGCATCGAGGAAGCTGTTTTCCTCTGCTAGTTCATCCGCGGTCTGCACTTCAGTGCTCGTGGTCCGTGGTTCGTAATTGTCCAGGAGCCGCTGCATGCGTTGCACAGTGGTTTTGGCAACTGCTTCTCTCGGTACGTTCGCAATCAATCTGTACATAATGACGAAAAAATAATTTGAAATTTCAATCATAAAATTATCTTTAATACAACAACACTGAAGGAAATTAATGCCAAACTGGTGTCGTCGCGACCCTGAATCACATTCTCGACTAGTAGTAGGTGACCAACATTTATTTATActtacaataagatcacagtaaacagttgatatcacaatatgaaaaacaaccactgagaatgtgagaaatcacgaaaaaccttggaatttcacttttttcttttacattggttgttttgcatgtatatatatatatatatatatatatatatatatatatatatatatatatatatatatatatatatatatatatatatagtcaagcAGTACTAAGAATTTTATTCACAGCAAATCTACTTAGAATCTAAACTTGTAGCCAAACTGATCTTTTAAACGAAACTGACTTACGGATGACTGGCAGAGTCTCCCGTGGCACTGGCTGAGGTATGACCCTGGTGACTGACTGATGGTTGTAAGATACCAGTGTCTAATGTCAGTAGTTCCTCAGTCAGCTGCTTCAGCTCATTATTTGACACCGGGGACGCCCTTGGTGTTGAGCTCCTTGAACTGCTCCGCCCTGACGTCCCACCTGCTGTATTCAACAATCAGCAATATTAGTTGATCTCACAGCGAGTATATCTAAGAGATTTCTTGAGATTTAAATACTTTCGAAGAATTTGCGAGAGATCCTGGTCACAAAATGGCTGCAGACGAAAATAAATGATAATTCAAACTTATCACAACATAGAACTAGAAGATACTCTTGACAAATGGGAACAGTTCGAAAAATGGCTGCTCTAATTCAATCTAAATAAAATAAGAATGAGAAGGACTAGATCAATCATCACACCAAACACTAGCAAACAAAAATATCTTTCAACAATTTAATCAAGAAGCATTTAGGACAAATTACACATTTTAAGACCGATCTGAGAATACGCAGCGTCGGTGTGGAGCTCAATTAAAAGGTTTTAAGGTTAGACATGATAGCTCCCCGGAATCCAGAAACCAGCAAAACCAATTGACAAATCTTTAAGAACATAGTTCAAGCgagtacaaaaaaaaattaaaataaatctttACTGGTGATATACAACGCAGACAAAGTTGATGAAAGACTGACCAACACCTACTAAGGCTAGACTTACCAAGTAACAATTACTACtgcaactgctactactagtactgtccCCAGTGTTGTGTTCGCGTGTATTCGACTGAATAAGTCCGTTTTGCAGGCGAAAGATTTCGGCAATAAAAATACTCAAGTGTTCTATACATCTCATTGATCAAAAATACAAGTTACCAGAACTAAAGCACAAAAGTTATGAAGGCTGCAAGAATTAGGCAAAAGGAGACCATGAACACAACATCCAGGAGTGAGGAACACACAAGTTACACATACTATTTAGAGTTGAACTACAATGAAGGGCAAACCAAATATACGGATAACTCAGAAACTAAGAAAAAAAAACCTACAATGGagatagacaaaaaaaaaaaaaagacgcaaTGGTAGGtggagtataatgcgatccttcatTCACGTCTCCCCACGCTGTGGGCGATATCTGAGTGAAAAATCCCACCAAAACTCtgaggatcgcattatactgaaTCTGTATATTGTCTCAGCACTTCTACTGTGTGGTAAATAAGATGATTACGGAgtagaaaaaaaataaacataCAACTATTTCTAATGACATCGACCAACAGGATGATCAGAGGCAGATCCAAGAGCTGACGTTCAAGACTAAGAAATTGTACGGGTGGGCGACCTGCGTACCTGCACGGTCAAGTGTGGGCGACCTGCGTACCTGCACGGTCAAGTGTGGGCGCCCTGCGTACCTGCACGGTCAAGTGTGGGCGCCCTGCGTACCTGCACGGTCAAGTGTGGGCGCCCTGCGTACCTGCACGGTCAAGTGTGGGCGCAGCCGTGGCTGCTGCGATAGTCTCCTCAACAACAGGCTGGAGTGTGGTGGGcacgctgttggtggtgctgcttctgCCACACCCGTGTGTACCTGAAGCAAGTCACCATTCAGTCTCCACACTAACCATACCTAGCATTTTCACTAATTTCTCAGGCACATTTAAACAAATATTTCACTAGCAGGGTCACCAAGTAATGGTCACTTTTTCACAAACCCACAACTTAGAAATTTTAAGTTAACGACGTTTAGGCTTGCCATAGGTCATTATTAAGTCCGGGACGAACCAAAACGTCTCAGATTTTCAATTTGAGGCCTAAgaaatgttccagccatggtacagtgattTATTTTCTTGATGGTTGTTTAAAGAAAATTACATAATACAAAAGCATAAGGCTGCTTCGTGCCTGGAAAACATTATCACTATTTAAATGAAATTACCTCTTCAAACAATCCAGTTAAAATCTGATATTAAAAGTAAATCATAATTTTTATCGCTGAATAAGAAACAATACGGCTGGAACACATGAAAATAACAGTAAAAGAAATCATAAGCAAGCATGTCGGTTCACACCACAGACGAACATTGACAATACAAATATGACAAACACAAGCGGACATGACAAACAAAAGCGACCATGACAACAAACAACAGCGACCATAACCACACAAACGAACACAACAAAAGCTAACGTAGGCCGGAACAAACGACAAAGCTAATTTACAAATTAGTTTAACATTTCTTAAATACATCTCACAGTACATCACATCACATTACATCTAACAACACAAAGGAATTTGAGTTATAAAATTGTAAAACAGTACAGATGAAAACCAAGAAAACATCATTTATACGTTAATACAATCACAATATAAATGAACAATGTAGGTTAACAAGAGCAAATACATTCACTACATAAACGAAAGTATTTGTTAACTAACAAACATAACGCATAAACATTGCGGGCAGGATTATTATGGGAGAGCACATAAGACACACAACATTTGGGAATTTTCAATGTGGAAAAGTTtcgttaataaagattcccaaatgttgtaaaAGTGTCTCGTTCAATATATTTCAGTATGGAAGTGTTGACAGTGGCTCTTTGAAAAGGTCTGAAACATTCTTAGgccacttaaaaaaaaaacttagatttTGCATGATTAAATGAAAAACTTGTTGGTACTGGGATTGTTCTAGTACTGGAATTTAGTACTACAACTGGAATTTAGTATTAGTACTTGAACTTGTTAATACTGGGATTGATGGTGATACCACTGGGGTTGATGGTGATACCACTGGGGTTGATGGTGATACCACTGGGGTTGATGGTGATACCACTGGGGTTGATGGTGATACCACTGGGGTTGATGGTGATACCACTGGGGTTGATGGTGATACCACTGGGGTTGATGGTGATACCACTGGGATTGCTATTGTTGGTACTCGTACTGCTACTAGTGGCTCAAATGTGGAAGACACTCATTATATTCTTAGTAATTACCTTCGCCATTCATTAAAAATACATTATGAATTATTAGACTAACATTAATTTAACAATGTTAATCTTATAATTAGTAACAATTATTAATGTTAATCTAATTAGTAACAATTATTAATGTTAATCTAATAATTAGTAACAATTATTAATGTTAATCTAATAATTAGTAACAATTATTAATGTTAATctaataattaattattattcCTCAGTCGTGCACGAATGCGCTCTGGGATTACCGTTGTTATGCTACCGTCAGACTCATTATCTAAGATACTTGCCTGCCAGTGAACAGAAAAACACTAGCCATAACCCCTTCATGTTCACTTGCACCAGTCACTTTCACTTCACTGCTATAAACAAGCTTGTAGTTGCAGTGCTAACGTAACTGCTTGTTTGTAACGTAACTGCTTGTTTGTAACGTAACTGCTTGTTTGTCTTGTTGTGCAGGAGagctggtacacacacactgctactacTTCAACACTACTGAGCTTAAATATGGtcgcacatacactgctgctgctcTTACTACCACTAAAACAAtggaccaccactacttcctcctaGTTTAGGCTACCTAACCCACCTACTGTCCTCGTAAACACTTGTACCTCTTACTTAGGCTGGTTATAGTTACTAGACAGTAAATTCTTAGTTATTATATTAACAAATATAATTCTTGACGAAGCATGTGGGTTATTCTTAACTTAAGCTATAATAATGGTTTTGGATAAGGAAACTGTAAGGAACTTTGGTTGTAATATCCTCATGACATAAGGGTTATTTTTTCCCTCGCATCACTGAAGGTTATATTACGTTCTCACCCGCACTTGAATTTCTGCATGTGATATGAATATTTTTGCCAAAGTTGATAACCAAGTCTGTTCTCCATTATtcctaatataataataatatgcaggtGGATCTCAACAGTAAATTAGTTTAATGAGAGACCTCTGGAAAATGTGTGAAATGTAAGATATCTCTTAATTAAGCCATATAAAATAATCGTATATTGTGAGAGGGCAACCACTGCGCCGGTTTCCACTAAGTATTTTTAGCCTGAGTCACTCCTAGCAGGTGTTCTGGGGAGAACAAATGTTCATGAGATGACTGACCTAAAACATCTACCTCTGACGTGTTATTTACACTCGCCTTGTACTGATGTACGTTGTGTTAGTGAACAAAATTAGAATAAGGATCACACTCACATGGCAACTTAATTCAGTATTTGAAATTCTCTGTAAAGAAACTACGACCTcggctaaaccatacccccggccgggattgaacccgcggtcatagtctcaaaactccagcccgttgtggttgcaggggctgagtcatagctcctggccctgcctcttcactggtcgctactgggtcactttccatgaaccatgagctttatcatacctgtgtgtgtgtttgcccctcaaggaaggttccttgatgctggtgaggggctcttgatctagggaacaggatctgtgatccagttccctgaataccttccatccgccccacaggtgctgtataatcctacgggtttagcgcttccccttgatataataataatgggtgtgcgcactcgcctatttgtgattgcaggggtcgattcacagctcttggccctacctcttcgctggtcactacaagagctttatcgtacctcttctttaagttatatatggatcctgtctgctacaccactctccagattcttccactgcctgacatctctatggctgaagaaatacttcctaacatccctatgattcatctgaattttcaacttccagttatgactattgtttgtgtgtgtgtgtgtgtgtgtgtgtgtgtcatacctTCAGCTTATGAAAGAGAATAAAATCTCTAGCCATGAAAAAACCGTTTTTCACATTTTTACACTACTTACTGTCAAAAGGCAAAGTATTAGATTTAATTTTTGTCTTGCGAAGCCTAGGAGATGCTATAGGCTTCAGTATACGTTTGTTTGACTGATTGTTTCTCCGTAGGGGTGGAACCGTGGTTCGAATGGTTGGAACACTGGTTCGTAGTGTTGGAATATTGCTTCGTAGGGTTGGATCACTGGTCCGCAGGACTGGATCTTTGGTCTGTAGGGCTGTATCACTGGTTCGTAGGGTTGGAACGTTAGTTTGTAGGGCTGAAACCTTGGTCCGTAGGACTGAAACCTTGGTCCGTAGGGCTGGAACACTGGCATGTAGGGCTGGAACACTGCTTCGCAGGGCTGGAACCTTGGTCTGTAGGGCTGGGACATTGGTCCGTACGGCTGGAACCTTGGTCTGTATTGGAGGAACATTTGTTCGTAGGGCTGGAACACTGCTTCGCAGTGATGGAACGTTGGTACGTAGGGCTGGAATTTTGGTATACATTGTGAGCGCTACACCTGAAACAAGGCTGTTCTTGGTCAACCTCCTTTCTATACAATGAAGTGACCGCTGCCTCCTGGACATTGTATCAACATTGATCACCCATGGCTTCTCCACATACCGTTTTCTACGCTTACACCTGAGAGGAAAAAAATAATCTACTGGTTACTGAGGAATTACTATGCAAGCGCTTATGTTTTTAATTAAACCATATACAAATAACAATTGAAAATTGTAATATTCCAGATATGTAAGTTTTTAAAACCCgtctgtgtggtgaagtataCTAATTAACGAAGATGTGTCaatattattcattattttagtaaAAAATTTGCGATTTAATTACATAAACTTGAAGAATTTTGCCTTGAAAAAGCTCGAGTTGCTGGGAAATATAATACATGTTGTAGAGAtgaatgtgatggtggtagtggttgtagtagtggtagtggtggttgtactagtggtggtggtagtagtgctggtggttgtagcaatggtagtggttgtagtagtggtggtggttgtagcaatggtagtggttgcagtagtggtggttgtactagtggtggtggttgtagcaatggtagtggttgcagtagtggtggtggttgcagtagtggtggttgtactagttgtggtggtagtagtggtggtggttgtggaagtggtggtagtgatagtggcggtggtagtagtggtagtagtagtggttgtggtattggtggtggtagtggttgtagtagtggttgtgatattggtggtggtggtagtggtagtgatggtagtggtggaagtggtggtggtgatagtaatagtgatggtggtggttgttgtggtggtggaagtggtagcgattgtagtagtggtggtggtggttgtagcaatggtagtggttgcagtagtggtggtggttgcagtagtggtgctagtggtggaagttgtggttgtagtagtggtgggatatagtgatggtggttgtagtggtagtggtggttgtggtggtggtagtagtggtgattgtagtagtagtggtggtggttgtagcagtggtagtagtggtggtggttgtaggagtggtggtggttatagcagtggtagtagtggtggtggtggtggttgtagtggtagtagtggtggtggttgtagtggtggtagtagtggtggtgatagtagtggtggcggttgtaggagtggtggtggtattggtggtggttgtagtagtggtggtggtagtggttgtagtagtggtggtggttatagtggcggtggtagtagtggtggtggtagtagtgatggtggtggtggtagtagtggtggtggttgtaggagtggtggtggtggcagtggtggtggtggttgtagtagtggtggtggtagtggttgtagtagtggtggtggtagtggtagtggttgtggtggtggtagtggtagtggttgtagtggtggtggttatagtggcggtggtagtagtggtggtagtagtggtggtggtagtagtgatggtggtggtggtagtagtggtggtggttgtaggagtggtggtggtggtggtagtggtggtggtggtggtagtagtggtggttgtagtagtggtggtggtagtggttgtagtggtggtggttatagtggcggtggtagtagtggtggtggtagtagtggtggtggtagtagtgatggtggtggtggtagtagtggtggtggttgtaggagtggttgtggtggtagtggtggtggtagtagtggtggtggtagtagtgatggtggttgtagtggtggtagtagtggtggtgatagtagtggtggcggttgtaggagtggtggtggtattggtggtggttgtagtagtggtggtggtagtggttgtagtggtggtggttatagtggcggtggtagtagtggtggtggtagtagtggtggtggtagtagtgatggtgatggtggtagtagtggtggtggttgtaggagtggtggtagtggtggtggtggtagtagtggtggtggtagtagtggtggtggtagtagtgatggtggtggtggtagtagtaatggtggtggtggtagtagtggcggtgctagtagtggtggtggtagtagtgatggtggtggtggtagtagtggtggtggttgtagtagtgatggtggtggtagtggtggtggtggttgtagtagtggtggtggtagcagtgatggtggtggtggttgtagtagtggtggtggtagtggtagtggttgtagtggtggtggttatagtggcggtggtagtagtggtggtggcagtagtggtggtggtagcagtgatggtggtggtggtagtggtggtggttgtagtagtggtggtggtagtggtagtggttgtagtggtggtggttatagtggcggtggtagtagtggtggtggtagtagtggtggtggtggtagtagtgatggtggtggtggtagtagtggtggtggttgtagtagtggtggtggtagtggtagtggttgtattggtggtggttatagtggcggtggtagtagtggtggtggtagtagtggtggtggtggtagtagtgatggtggtggtggtagtagtggtggtggctgtaggagtggtggtggtggtagtggtggtggtggtgatagtgggggaGGGGATTATATACATGACATCGACCATTGCAATTCTTCGCtgtgatgacacactgactttatcGGGTCACCCTGGGTGACTCAATCCTCCagctaaaaatccgaacaaatcttatctaATCTTATCTTACCAACAcccccgccaccaccaacaccacctctccaaccaccatcataaacccaaccaccaacaccacctctacaaccaccatcaccatcccaaccaccatcaacaccacctctacaaccaccatcacctttccaaccaccatgaacaccacctctacaacctccaccaacaccacctctacaaccaccaccaacaccacctttacaaccatcatcaccagcccAACCACCACCTACAGCACCTCTACCACTAACAATACAAGCagcaccacttctaccaccaatATCACCTCAGTAAACATCCTGTAGAACaagctgagagatacacaccctcTCCAATGTTCCACGAACGAATAAATTCCTTGCTATATCCACAAGAATAAATTTGCCTGAGAAACGTAGATTCATTCCAGCTTAACTACCTACCTCTGAGGTGCCATTTAAATGTTGCACAGCAGTATAATACACAAATTTTTTGTCATAAATGGAACCCACTGAGCCGCTAGATGGCAGAGCAGCTACTGACTGCAGTCACGAGCAACGCTGTTGCTTGCACCTTTATCACCTcttcatatacatacatacatacatacatacatacatacatatatatatatatatatatatatatatatatatatatatatatatatatatatatatatatgtcgttccgaataggtaaaacttgctattttggcttaatagcaacacttttcttgccgaataaggaaagcgaatatttgtgtatgcattaattt carries:
- the LOC128689219 gene encoding uridylate-specific endoribonuclease D-like isoform X2 gives rise to the protein MAPQRCKRRKRYVEKPWVINVDTMSRRQRSLHCIERRLTKNSLVSGVALTMYTKIPALRTNVPSLRSSVPALRTNVPPIQTKVPAVRTNVPALQTKVPALRSSVPALHASVPALRTKVSVLRTKVSALQTNVPTLRTSDTALQTKDPVLRTSDPTLRSNIPTLRTSVPTIRTTVPPLRRNNQSNKRILKPIASPRLRKTKIKSNTLPFDSTHGCGRSSTTNSVPTTLQPVVEETIAAATAAPTLDRAAGGTSGRSSSRSSTPRASPVSNNELKQLTEELLTLDTGILQPSVSHQGHTSASATGDSASHPLIANVPREAVAKTTVQRMQRLLDNYEPRTTSTEVQTADELAEENSFLDAVMQTPLMKRLETFLQQKNLIRGGLRSTLKDIWFTLYRRGGRHVGSSGFEHVFVGELKDGKVAGFHNWLNFRKEELEGDLDYKGFIRFIDLNGKGQIVKLRFEWLNEAKPVGTVFIGTTPELEMALYTLCFLVRPDSSCQVQLAGKKFSIQTWTFTSGGKKVIGSAYPNI
- the LOC128689219 gene encoding uridylate-specific endoribonuclease D-like isoform X3, with protein sequence MSRRQRSLHCIERRLTKNSLVSGVALTMYTKIPALRTNVPSLRSSVPALRTNVPPIQTKVPAVRTNVPALQTKVPALRSSVPALHASVPALRTKVSVLRTKVSALQTNVPTLRTSDTALQTKDPVLRTSDPTLRSNIPTLRTSVPTIRTTVPPLRRNNQSNKRILKPIASPRLRKTKIKSNTLPFDTGGTSGRSSSRSSTPRASPVSNNELKQLTEELLTLDTGILQPSVSHQGHTSASATGDSASHPLIANVPREAVAKTTVQRMQRLLDNYEPRTTSTEVQTADELAEENSFLDAVMQTPLMKRLETFLQQKNLIRGGLRSTLKDIWFTLYRRGGRHVGSSGFEHVFVGELKDGKVAGFHNWLNFRKEELEGDLDYKGFIRFIDLNGKGQIVKLRFEWLNEAKPVGTVFIGTTPELEMALYTLCFLVRPDSSCQVQLAGKKFSIQTWTFTSGGKKVIGSAYPNI
- the LOC128689219 gene encoding uridylate-specific endoribonuclease D-like isoform X1, which codes for MSRRQRSLHCIERRLTKNSLVSGVALTMYTKIPALRTNVPSLRSSVPALRTNVPPIQTKVPAVRTNVPALQTKVPALRSSVPALHASVPALRTKVSVLRTKVSALQTNVPTLRTSDTALQTKDPVLRTSDPTLRSNIPTLRTSVPTIRTTVPPLRRNNQSNKRILKPIASPRLRKTKIKSNTLPFDSTHGCGRSSTTNSVPTTLQPVVEETIAAATAAPTLDRAGGTSGRSSSRSSTPRASPVSNNELKQLTEELLTLDTGILQPSVSHQGHTSASATGDSASHPLIANVPREAVAKTTVQRMQRLLDNYEPRTTSTEVQTADELAEENSFLDAVMQTPLMKRLETFLQQKNLIRGGLRSTLKDIWFTLYRRGGRHVGSSGFEHVFVGELKDGKVAGFHNWLNFRKEELEGDLDYKGFIRFIDLNGKGQIVKLRFEWLNEAKPVGTVFIGTTPELEMALYTLCFLVRPDSSCQVQLAGKKFSIQTWTFTSGGKKVIGSAYPNI